The DNA sequence GTTCTCCGCTGTAATCGACTTAAAAAAGCAGGAAATATTTTTATTTACACGCAAAAACATGCGGTAACAGGTGTGCAATGATTAACAGGGGGCACACGTTACTTAAACGTGCGCTGTTGGTTCTTTACAAGTCGCTTACAGGAATACTTCCTGTAAGCACTGTATCCATCTGTCCATTTATCCAAGTTAATTATGGTCTCGGGGTTTGTTATATTCACAGGGATTACGCAATTCCAGGATGCATTTTTGATAGTGGCCCCATATTGAATGTAGCAACATACAGATCATTGGTCGTTTTAGGCGCCGGTACGGTAATCGTGATGGGGCTTTTTCTATATTTTGTCTTCACCGGATGGCCGGGCGCGCCAAGCAACTGTGTATATGATGCTCCGGATACTTGTTACTGCGAAGCGTTTGATTTGGCTGATGTGGAAGCCGGCGCACCGGGCATTCGTCAGCCAGTAAACACGTGGTCTAATCTCTACTCGTTACTTACTGCTTTATTGGTCGCCATTTTTGTGTACCGGGATCGCCTGAAATCCGGCGGCGCTGCAACGCCTAACCTCATGTATGCAGCTTCACCCTATGCTGACTTGTACGTGTTTGCCGTCCTGTTTCTCGGATTGGGAAGCATGTGGTTTCATGGCTCCCTGACCGTGTGGGGTGGCGTGGTTGATGGGTTTTCGATGTATGTGTTTGCTGCGTTTTTACCCTTTTATTCGATCCGCCGGTTTTGGGTGTCAGACCGCTTTTTCTGGATTGGCTACACCGCGACCGTAATTTTCTTTACGGTATTGCACACCGTATTGCCGGCTTTTGTTAATATCCTGATCCTCGTGGTAGCATACTTTGCTGTGGAGATCTATATCAGCATCCGAACGCGTATCATCCTGCTCGGTACCTCGGATGCACAGTGGTTTTGGGGGCTTGCCATGGCTTCGATTTTGGCTGCTTCGTTTTTCTGGTGGGCGTCGCATACAGGCAATTTTATGTGTGGCCCGGAAAGCTTCTTCCAGGCACATGGATTGCTCTGGCACCCCCTTGCAGGTATCACGGCAGTGCTAATGTATTTCTATTGGCGAGAGGCTGACGACCCTATATAAACCTTGCGCGGCATTTAACGCGGACTTTGCCTATATTTTGCACCGCCATCAGAAGACACACGGGCGCACTAGACACACGCCATATCGTTGTTCGTTTATTCCAATTGTAAGGGACTTATGTTAAAACGCATCTTGCTATTGCTGTGCATTGTTGGACTTTCAATGCAGACTGGTTGGGCGCAGGGTTTTCCAACTGATGAGCCTGTTATCAAGCGTATTTGGGAAGTGGGGATGGATAGCTCCATGACGGAGCAATTGGCGCACGAACTCATAGACCAAATCGGACCAAGGATTGCCGGATCTGAAGGGCTTGCGCAGGCGCAGCAATGGCTGCTCGATTATTACGGTGAGTGGGGGGTTGAAGCGCGTAAAGAAGAATATGGCACCTGGAATGCCTGGGAGCAGGGTGTACTGCATGTTGATATGCTAAAGCCACGTATCCAGACCCTGGAGGCAGAGATGCTTGCCTGGAGTCCGCCTACCAACGGGCCGGTAGAAGCTGAAGTTGTCATGATACCCGAAGGACTGGATAAAGCGGGTGTGGATGCCTGGCTTTCGACCATCAAAGATAAATTTGTAATGATGTCTCCGGTTGAGCCCATGTGCCGGGCGCGGCAAGAGCTGGAAGCAAACGGTCGGCCCGAGACCGTACAACGCATCGATTCGCTGCGTCGTGCTTCGCGTATTTCATGGAACCGGCGGCTGAGTGGATTGGGCAGATTCCAGGAGCAATTTGCGCGCGTAGATAGCGCCGGCGCATTGGCTGCGTTTACCTCACGTTGGTCCGGCGGCTGGGGTGTGAACAAGGTGTTTAGCGCGTTTACCGATACCGCTGCCGGCATTGACCTTTCCTGTGAAGATTACGGGTTGCTGTTTCGATTAATCCAAAACGGTGTCACGCCTACCCTGCGTGTAAATGCCGAAGCTGAGCACCGCGGCGTTATACCGCAATTCAACCTGATTGCCGAAATGAAAGGCACCGAACTGCCGGATGAATACGTTGTGCTCAGTGCACACCTTGATTCATGGCATGCCGCCACAGGGGCAACGGATAATGGTACGGGTACCATCACCATGCTGGAAGCAATGCGCATCCTCAAAAAGGTGTATCCCAACCCGAAGAGAACCATCCTGGTGGGCCATTGGGGTGGCGAAGAATTGGGGTTGATGGGCTCTGCCAGTTTCCGCGAAGACCATCCGGAAATTATGGAGGGCTTGCAAGCGCTCTTTAACCAGGATAATGGCACCTGGCGATTTGAAAAACTGGAAGGCCAGGGCTTCCTGGCAAGCTCAAAGCACCTGCACCAATGGATGTCGGTTGTACCTCGCTACATATCGGAACACGTTGACGTCGATACACCGGGGCCGCAAGCCAACAGGGGCAGTGATCATACCTCGTTTGTTTGCGCCGGTGCACCCGCGTTTCGCCTGCAATCTCCTTACGACGAATACCGGCAGTATACGTGGCATACCAACCGGGATACGTACGACAAAATTGTATTTGATGACCTGAAAGAGAACGCGACACTTGCGGCTATGATGGCGTACATGGCTTCTGAAGATCCCGAAAAAGTAGATCGAACAAAAGCACAATTGCCGATCAACTCGCGTACAAAGAAGCCTATGGCATGGGGCCCGTGCCGTGAAGCTAGGCGTGGGCCGTCTCGTTAATCTGACAGTCGATCAAACGCCCAGGTGATCTATGGCTTTTTAGTTTCTTCCGGACAGGCAGGAGTACACGATGTGCTCCTGCTTCTGTCTTTTTGTAGTTGAAATTCCGCTCTGACAACTTTTTCTCTGTTTAACCGACTTATCTATATTCCGCAGCATTGCTGCTATTGATTGTGCTGACCAGATTGCTATCGCTTATTCTATTGGGAGCCATGCTGCTCATCTTGATGCTGTATGCGAGTAATTCAGCTGTTGAGCAGGCCGCGCGCGGGAAAACCTACAGCGCTGTAGGAGACATCCCGGCGCGTCCCGTTGCTGTTGTGCTGGGTACTACAAATAGGGTGTATGGCCGGCCCAACCTGTTTTATACAGCACGCATCGATGCTGCTGCCGAACTGTACCATGCGGGCAAGGTCAGCCACCTGATTGTAAGCGGCGATAACAGCAGCAAGTACTATGACGAACCTACCCAAATGAAGTCAGATCTGATGGAAAAAGGGGTG is a window from the Bacteroidota bacterium genome containing:
- a CDS encoding ElyC/SanA/YdcF family protein; this translates as MLTRLLSLILLGAMLLILMLYASNSAVEQAARGKTYSAVGDIPARPVAVVLGTTNRVYGRPNLFYTARIDAAAELYHAGKVSHLIVSGDNSSKYYDEPTQMKSDLMEKGVPEEDITPDFAGLRTLDSVVRAKAVFGQQRFTLVSQCFQGERGIYLAGHRGIDAIAFCAADVHGLGGQRTYLREYLARFKAVLDVWVLRTQPKHLGEELGLMP
- a CDS encoding M28 family peptidase; this translates as MLKRILLLLCIVGLSMQTGWAQGFPTDEPVIKRIWEVGMDSSMTEQLAHELIDQIGPRIAGSEGLAQAQQWLLDYYGEWGVEARKEEYGTWNAWEQGVLHVDMLKPRIQTLEAEMLAWSPPTNGPVEAEVVMIPEGLDKAGVDAWLSTIKDKFVMMSPVEPMCRARQELEANGRPETVQRIDSLRRASRISWNRRLSGLGRFQEQFARVDSAGALAAFTSRWSGGWGVNKVFSAFTDTAAGIDLSCEDYGLLFRLIQNGVTPTLRVNAEAEHRGVIPQFNLIAEMKGTELPDEYVVLSAHLDSWHAATGATDNGTGTITMLEAMRILKKVYPNPKRTILVGHWGGEELGLMGSASFREDHPEIMEGLQALFNQDNGTWRFEKLEGQGFLASSKHLHQWMSVVPRYISEHVDVDTPGPQANRGSDHTSFVCAGAPAFRLQSPYDEYRQYTWHTNRDTYDKIVFDDLKENATLAAMMAYMASEDPEKVDRTKAQLPINSRTKKPMAWGPCREARRGPSR
- a CDS encoding ceramidase domain-containing protein, which gives rise to MVVLGAGTVIVMGLFLYFVFTGWPGAPSNCVYDAPDTCYCEAFDLADVEAGAPGIRQPVNTWSNLYSLLTALLVAIFVYRDRLKSGGAATPNLMYAASPYADLYVFAVLFLGLGSMWFHGSLTVWGGVVDGFSMYVFAAFLPFYSIRRFWVSDRFFWIGYTATVIFFTVLHTVLPAFVNILILVVAYFAVEIYISIRTRIILLGTSDAQWFWGLAMASILAASFFWWASHTGNFMCGPESFFQAHGLLWHPLAGITAVLMYFYWREADDPI